A genomic stretch from Candidatus Brocadiia bacterium includes:
- a CDS encoding L,D-transpeptidase family protein has product MKKFLLLVALIVIAWLVYSYVLVPGRDKQKPPPPPIPGPVDNNPPSNPPTDGVMLFSQGKYKEAIKRLEQEINDGKAEDQGKYWYYIAVSHDKLEQSEKALKVWEKIVKEYSSAEYCGDAYYEIGRRSKDKAQKIQYLETAQAKFPQSQGGRAAGVELGEYYLSDTSIQDREFKARHAFSMALRSNLPKEKADDIKNKLIEINKKLVFSPYPTPDSTMYAVVPGDTIAAISKKYKVVAPGDLSLGHIRRVNGVKGTNIFPNDNLKILTGVFHIEINKVNHTLTLYMNNEYIKEYMIGVGSPEKSETPPGEFHIAGKVVHPPWTKRFEDGHQEQIPYGDPRNVLGTRWMGFKERPRLGIHGTTKPESIGQNVSDGCIRMHNAEVEELYDLVPEGTKIIIE; this is encoded by the coding sequence ATGAAGAAATTCTTATTACTAGTCGCGCTTATCGTAATTGCATGGTTGGTTTATAGTTATGTTTTGGTCCCTGGCAGGGATAAACAGAAACCACCGCCTCCTCCGATTCCTGGGCCGGTTGACAACAATCCGCCGTCAAACCCTCCGACCGACGGTGTTATGCTTTTCAGCCAGGGTAAATATAAAGAAGCCATAAAAAGGCTGGAGCAGGAAATAAACGACGGCAAGGCTGAAGACCAGGGCAAATACTGGTATTATATTGCTGTTTCCCATGACAAGTTAGAGCAATCCGAAAAAGCGCTCAAGGTTTGGGAAAAGATTGTCAAGGAATACTCCAGCGCCGAGTATTGCGGTGATGCCTATTACGAAATCGGCCGCCGGAGCAAGGATAAAGCCCAGAAAATACAGTATTTGGAAACAGCCCAGGCCAAGTTTCCCCAGAGCCAGGGCGGCCGGGCGGCAGGAGTTGAATTGGGCGAATATTATCTCAGCGACACCAGCATCCAGGACCGCGAGTTCAAAGCGCGGCACGCATTTTCCATGGCTTTAAGAAGTAATCTGCCCAAGGAAAAGGCCGATGATATTAAAAATAAGTTGATTGAGATAAATAAAAAACTGGTGTTTTCACCGTATCCGACCCCGGACAGCACGATGTATGCTGTAGTCCCCGGAGATACTATTGCGGCTATTTCTAAAAAGTATAAGGTTGTTGCTCCGGGCGACCTGTCGCTCGGGCATATCAGGCGGGTTAATGGCGTAAAAGGAACTAATATTTTCCCGAATGATAACCTCAAAATCCTGACGGGTGTTTTCCATATTGAGATTAACAAGGTCAACCACACGCTGACTCTTTATATGAATAACGAGTATATCAAAGAATATATGATTGGCGTCGGGTCTCCGGAAAAGAGCGAGACTCCGCCCGGCGAGTTCCATATAGCCGGCAAAGTTGTTCATCCGCCCTGGACCAAACGCTTTGAAGACGGACATCAGGAACAGATCCCTTACGGCGATCCGCGCAATGTGCTTGGAACGCGCTGGATGGGGTTTAAAGAACGGCCCAGGCTGGGCATTCACGGTACCACCAAGCCCGAAAGCATCGGTCAGAATGTTTCCGACGGTTGCATCAGGATGCACAACGCCGAAGTGGAAGAGCTTTATGACCTTGTTCCCGAAGGGACAAAGATCATAATCGAGTAG
- the cdd gene encoding cytidine deaminase, with amino-acid sequence MEYKSLITSARTALKRAYAPYSKFKVGAAILARNNRIFTGCNIENASYGLTVCAERAAVFNAVSAGIRDFKVITVVTNGKTIAYPCGACLQVLSEFSPNITIVLVSGNKQPIVKPLGELLVTPFRFHRD; translated from the coding sequence ATGGAATACAAATCGCTTATCACTTCCGCAAGGACCGCGCTTAAGCGCGCCTACGCGCCGTATTCTAAGTTCAAAGTAGGTGCCGCTATCCTGGCCCGGAACAACCGTATTTTCACCGGATGTAATATAGAAAACGCTTCTTATGGGTTGACCGTTTGCGCCGAAAGGGCAGCGGTATTTAACGCGGTGTCGGCCGGAATCCGGGATTTTAAGGTAATTACCGTAGTAACTAACGGCAAGACAATCGCATATCCTTGTGGGGCCTGCCTTCAGGTATTGTCCGAGTTCTCTCCAAATATTACCATAGTGCTTGTTTCCGGTAATAAACAGCCGATAGTGAAACCGCTTGGTGAATTATTGGTCACTCCCTTTAGATTCCACCGTGATTAG
- a CDS encoding bifunctional nuclease family protein has product MIEMELSKIVINEASEEQIIILKEKQGTRIFPIVIGIYEAAALDRQVRNVKTARPLTHDLIISILKGLEISVKRVVINDLQNNTFYARLLVQNNGREVEIDSRPSDAIVLASHLNCPIFVEEKILNNLAKEID; this is encoded by the coding sequence ATGATTGAGATGGAACTATCAAAAATAGTGATAAATGAGGCGAGTGAAGAACAGATAATCATCCTGAAAGAGAAGCAGGGCACCCGGATATTTCCGATAGTCATAGGTATTTACGAGGCCGCCGCGCTTGACCGTCAGGTCAGAAACGTTAAAACGGCGCGTCCGTTGACGCATGACCTGATTATCAGCATCCTTAAAGGATTGGAAATCAGCGTAAAGAGAGTGGTCATTAACGACCTGCAGAACAATACGTTTTATGCCCGATTGCTGGTACAGAATAACGGGCGCGAAGTGGAAATTGATTCGCGGCCCAGCGATGCGATTGTCCTGGCCAGCCATCTTAACTGCCCGATTTTTGTGGAGGAGAAGATATTGAATAATCTGGCTAAAGAGATTGATTGA
- a CDS encoding peptidylprolyl isomerase: MTPPAPNETNTQEKSFWANTELWIRTHQNIVFFVLLVITLLVVLVVWRSYRINQMSDKAWYDVEKANDSNALQMILQVHGITKAAPFIRLKLANAYFDEGKLAEAKKEYETIIANYPKEDVAKWAKLRLDTLAINETWKNTELDKQIKEYIAKRGVPNVTIKTTQGEFEVELFEDEAPNTVANFISLAEKGSYNQTLFSDIKPDMGLCLSDKGITPTYYLPYEVNNLKHEEGSLGMIRERDPNPKLGLIEDSKYTNSATTRFFITLQPTNPGLDEKYTAFGRVTKGMDIVKQLTKDSSILQVVINYKRPHEYAPKTLKYEPLPKAAPLPPIPLPPPQVTPVTPTPVAPVNTPK, from the coding sequence ATGACGCCTCCTGCCCCTAACGAAACCAATACCCAGGAAAAATCATTCTGGGCCAATACCGAATTATGGATCCGCACCCACCAGAATATCGTATTCTTCGTACTGCTGGTAATCACCCTGCTGGTTGTCCTGGTCGTCTGGCGCTCGTACCGGATAAACCAGATGAGCGATAAGGCCTGGTACGACGTGGAAAAGGCCAACGACTCAAACGCCCTACAGATGATCCTGCAAGTGCACGGCATCACCAAAGCGGCGCCATTTATCAGGCTTAAACTGGCTAACGCCTATTTCGACGAGGGCAAATTAGCCGAGGCCAAGAAAGAATATGAAACGATTATCGCCAACTACCCCAAAGAAGACGTCGCCAAATGGGCAAAATTAAGGCTGGACACCCTGGCTATCAACGAAACATGGAAAAACACCGAGCTTGATAAGCAGATCAAGGAATACATAGCCAAAAGAGGCGTGCCTAATGTAACCATCAAGACAACCCAGGGCGAATTCGAAGTGGAATTATTCGAGGACGAGGCCCCAAATACGGTGGCTAACTTCATTTCCCTGGCCGAGAAAGGCTCATACAACCAGACCTTATTCTCAGACATAAAACCTGATATGGGCCTGTGCCTGAGCGACAAAGGCATCACCCCGACTTATTATCTGCCTTACGAAGTCAACAACCTCAAGCACGAGGAAGGCTCACTGGGCATGATCAGGGAACGCGACCCCAATCCGAAACTGGGCCTGATCGAGGATTCGAAGTATACTAATTCAGCAACCACCAGATTCTTCATTACGCTTCAACCGACCAACCCGGGGCTGGACGAAAAATATACCGCCTTCGGCCGGGTAACAAAAGGAATGGACATAGTAAAACAATTGACCAAAGACTCATCGATTTTACAAGTAGTGATTAATTACAAACGTCCCCATGAATATGCGCCTAAAACCCTGAAATACGAACCGCTGCCTAAAGCGGCTCCTCTGCCGCCGATACCACTGCCCCCGCCGCAGGTTACACCCGTTACGCCGACACCGGTCGCGCCGGTTAATACGCCGAAGTAA
- a CDS encoding HD domain-containing phosphohydrolase, with product MMYLKIITGPQNGSSTELNFDDNNKFIIGRLSSKTGLALIDNKVSKQHTEISRKGSDYYIKDLNSTNGTFVDGKRVTAELKIKIGNLIKVGTTIMELVSEGGPAPVYSCGPAQQEDVGTTTAEIKLDADDIADAKGSDLPMGKEVSSKILPIMHQISRLIMSEKDIQHLLEQVLKQTITATNADRGYVIMVDKKTEKISSHISYPKKDTIQEPHVRHTIIKYVTKNTRPLVTSDAMLDKRFDPSSSIADGGIKSVVCVPLITTSTNYGVIYLENTQLEKYFGQTELETASAIAILAGMGIITVSAAEKTERTMMGTLRAFLTIIEMKMPQMQGHSERVSNIASNIARQMGLPGHEVKRVHLAALLHDVGRIMETADAGETTNFKDIEKHTLTAEKLLNSIPDLHDIIPVIKYHHERVDGTGYFKVESKNIPVGAKILAVANEIDNLMTFGGPQAQGISIKEAIAEIQSHANKRFDVEIVKVMVACYDNDALFKTEGSGLKNML from the coding sequence ATGATGTATCTGAAAATAATAACCGGTCCCCAGAACGGTTCGTCCACCGAGCTCAATTTTGACGACAATAACAAATTCATCATCGGCCGCCTGTCATCCAAGACGGGTTTGGCGCTTATAGACAACAAGGTTTCCAAACAGCATACCGAGATATCCCGCAAGGGCAGCGACTATTACATCAAGGACTTGAACAGCACTAACGGGACTTTCGTGGACGGGAAAAGAGTCACCGCCGAGCTTAAGATAAAAATAGGCAATCTTATCAAGGTGGGCACGACTATAATGGAACTGGTCAGCGAAGGCGGTCCGGCTCCGGTATATTCTTGCGGCCCGGCACAGCAGGAGGACGTCGGAACGACCACCGCCGAGATAAAGCTTGATGCCGATGACATTGCCGACGCCAAAGGGTCGGACCTGCCGATGGGTAAAGAAGTAAGCTCTAAAATATTGCCCATAATGCACCAGATATCGCGGCTGATAATGTCGGAAAAAGATATCCAGCACCTGCTGGAGCAGGTATTAAAGCAGACCATCACCGCCACTAACGCAGACCGCGGTTATGTGATAATGGTGGATAAGAAGACGGAGAAGATTTCATCGCATATATCCTATCCCAAGAAAGATACCATCCAGGAACCGCATGTCAGACATACGATTATCAAGTATGTGACCAAGAATACCCGTCCGCTGGTGACATCAGACGCCATGCTGGATAAGCGGTTCGACCCGAGTTCCAGCATAGCCGACGGCGGCATCAAATCTGTTGTCTGCGTTCCGCTGATTACGACTTCAACGAATTACGGCGTCATCTATCTGGAAAATACCCAGCTTGAGAAATATTTCGGGCAGACGGAACTGGAAACCGCCAGCGCCATTGCTATTCTGGCCGGCATGGGCATCATAACCGTATCGGCGGCCGAAAAGACCGAACGGACTATGATGGGCACGCTCCGGGCGTTCCTGACTATTATCGAGATGAAAATGCCCCAAATGCAGGGCCATTCCGAACGCGTTTCTAATATTGCATCCAATATCGCCCGTCAGATGGGACTGCCCGGACACGAGGTGAAAAGGGTTCACCTGGCTGCGCTGCTTCACGACGTCGGCCGGATTATGGAAACGGCCGATGCCGGCGAAACGACCAACTTTAAGGATATAGAAAAACATACGCTGACGGCTGAGAAACTGCTTAATTCAATTCCGGATCTGCACGATATTATCCCGGTCATAAAATACCATCACGAGCGGGTTGACGGCACCGGATATTTCAAGGTGGAAAGTAAGAATATTCCGGTTGGCGCCAAGATACTTGCCGTTGCCAATGAAATAGACAACCTGATGACTTTCGGCGGCCCGCAGGCGCAGGGGATATCAATTAAGGAGGCCATTGCCGAGATACAGTCTCATGCCAACAAGAGGTTTGATGTCGAGATAGTCAAGGTAATGGTTGCCTGCTACGATAATGACGCGCTTTTTAAGACCGAAGGTTCCGGTCTTAAGAACATGCTCTAG
- a CDS encoding nucleoside monophosphate kinase, with protein MKYKAILLIGPTGSGKTPLGEHLARHGLNGKRCWHFDFGANLRSIITTKEQSSQRIIWNEEDIGFIKNVLESGALLEDKDFPLARKILESFIQRHSITDNDIIVLNGLPRHVGQAKAMMEFVDVNVVVHLSAAPEVLSERIRTNAGGDRVGRTDDNLDDIGKKIAIFNVRTTPLISHYRAVGAKVLDVNVDLDTKVESVYSRLTQ; from the coding sequence ATGAAATATAAAGCGATATTGTTAATAGGCCCGACCGGCTCTGGCAAGACTCCTTTGGGTGAGCACTTGGCCAGGCACGGACTGAACGGCAAGCGGTGCTGGCACTTTGATTTCGGGGCCAACCTTCGCAGTATTATCACCACAAAGGAACAAAGTTCACAAAGAATTATTTGGAATGAGGAAGATATAGGGTTTATTAAGAATGTGCTTGAATCCGGGGCGTTACTGGAGGATAAGGACTTTCCGCTGGCCAGGAAGATTCTGGAGTCATTCATTCAACGCCACAGTATAACCGACAATGACATCATCGTCCTGAACGGCCTGCCCAGGCACGTCGGCCAGGCCAAGGCGATGATGGAATTCGTGGATGTCAATGTGGTGGTGCACCTGTCAGCCGCGCCTGAGGTATTGTCCGAGCGCATCCGGACCAACGCCGGCGGCGACCGGGTTGGGCGGACCGATGACAATCTGGATGATATCGGTAAAAAGATAGCCATATTCAATGTCCGCACCACGCCGTTAATCAGCCATTATCGAGCGGTTGGGGCGAAGGTTTTGGATGTCAATGTGGACCTGGATACCAAAGTGGAATCGGTTTACAGCCGTTTAACGCAATAG
- a CDS encoding radical SAM protein, whose amino-acid sequence MEASYIKLLKSGELKRRVETAKKMLENCTLCPRGCRVNRLAGELGFCGSHSSVVISSYGLHYGEEPPVSGQMGSGTIFFTGCNLRCLFCQNYQISQEYEGREITIQKLAQAMLDLESQGAHNINLVSPSHFVPQILEALLIASEKGLKLPIVYNTNGYDTVETLKLLDGIVDIYLPDIKYSDDRYAKSYSGAGDYVKHNRAALKEMYRQVGNLSMDAGGAAERGVIIRHLVLPVRPDHPGGPAGGAGSLESLDFIKNELSADAFVSLMSQYHPCYKAKEHPILNRRLKHTEYDEVVQYAEKLGLKNCYIQALVSSDDFLPDFNKEKPFD is encoded by the coding sequence ATGGAAGCCAGTTATATCAAACTACTTAAATCCGGTGAACTCAAGCGGCGGGTAGAGACCGCTAAAAAGATGCTGGAGAACTGCACCCTTTGCCCTCGGGGTTGCCGGGTGAACCGGTTAGCCGGAGAGCTAGGTTTCTGCGGGAGCCATTCATCAGTGGTTATCTCCAGCTACGGCCTGCATTACGGCGAGGAGCCGCCGGTTTCCGGGCAGATGGGTTCCGGCACCATATTCTTTACCGGCTGTAACCTGCGTTGCCTGTTCTGCCAGAATTACCAGATTAGCCAGGAATATGAAGGCCGGGAAATAACCATCCAAAAACTGGCTCAGGCTATGCTGGACTTGGAATCGCAGGGCGCGCACAACATCAACCTGGTCTCGCCCAGCCACTTTGTCCCGCAGATACTGGAAGCATTGCTGATAGCCTCAGAAAAGGGACTGAAACTGCCCATCGTCTATAACACCAACGGCTATGACACCGTCGAAACCCTGAAACTTCTGGATGGCATCGTGGACATCTACCTGCCTGATATCAAGTACAGCGATGACCGATATGCCAAATCCTATTCCGGTGCGGGTGACTATGTCAAACACAACCGTGCGGCGCTTAAGGAGATGTACCGCCAGGTTGGGAACTTGAGTATGGATGCCGGCGGCGCGGCGGAGCGAGGGGTGATTATCCGGCATCTGGTCCTGCCCGTCCGACCGGATCATCCGGGAGGGCCGGCCGGCGGGGCGGGCAGTCTTGAATCACTGGATTTTATAAAGAACGAGCTCTCGGCGGACGCATTTGTCAGCCTGATGTCGCAGTATCATCCGTGCTACAAGGCCAAGGAGCATCCGATACTCAACCGTCGGTTAAAGCATACGGAATACGACGAGGTGGTGCAGTATGCCGAGAAATTGGGGCTGAAAAACTGCTACATCCAGGCGCTGGTAAGCAGTGACGACTTTTTACCGGACTTTAATAAAGAAAAACCGTTTGATTAG
- a CDS encoding GGDEF domain-containing protein: MKPIIEHLRKQSRLFRILVGYSLVVVLWALDYWTTADISFLIFYMVPIFVVTWFVNRAQGIIISGISIIAWLTADTMSMPAHSRFVAPTVDLMVEFGFFIMAVLFLSMLRTAFNRERQQSRTDSLTGVANHRYFQEVALDEIERANRSRYPLTVAYFDIDNFKNVNDRLGHSAGDNLLRTVAQSTASAIRKVDTVARMGGDEFVILMPATDYDQAQVVMNRVYENLTDTARSNKWPVGFSIGVATCLNPPCSVDVMLRLADNLMYDVKNNGKNRIKHELITE, from the coding sequence ATGAAACCTATTATCGAACATCTGCGCAAGCAATCGCGGTTATTCAGAATCCTGGTTGGATACTCCCTGGTGGTCGTGTTATGGGCCCTGGATTACTGGACAACGGCGGATATCTCATTCCTAATATTCTATATGGTGCCCATTTTTGTGGTTACCTGGTTTGTCAACCGGGCGCAGGGAATCATCATATCCGGCATCAGCATTATTGCCTGGCTGACGGCTGATACGATGTCTATGCCGGCCCATTCCCGCTTTGTCGCGCCGACTGTGGACCTGATGGTTGAATTCGGATTTTTCATTATGGCCGTTCTTTTCCTGTCGATGCTCCGGACCGCGTTCAACCGTGAAAGACAGCAATCCCGGACCGATTCTTTGACCGGCGTGGCCAACCACCGTTACTTCCAGGAAGTGGCGCTGGATGAAATAGAGCGCGCCAACCGGTCGCGCTATCCTTTGACCGTGGCATATTTCGACATTGACAACTTTAAGAATGTCAACGACCGTTTAGGCCACAGTGCCGGCGATAATCTTTTGCGCACAGTCGCCCAGTCCACCGCCAGCGCCATCCGCAAGGTTGATACCGTGGCCCGGATGGGCGGGGACGAATTCGTGATACTTATGCCGGCGACCGATTACGACCAGGCCCAGGTTGTAATGAACCGGGTCTATGAAAACCTGACCGATACCGCCCGGTCTAACAAATGGCCGGTCGGCTTCAGCATTGGCGTGGCCACCTGCCTGAACCCGCCCTGCTCCGTGGATGTGATGCTCCGTCTGGCCGATAATCTGATGTATGACGTCAAGAACAACGGCAAGAACCGCATCAAGCACGAGCTGATAACCGAATAA
- the acd gene encoding glutaryl-CoA dehydrogenase Acd: MDFELTEEQLAMQKMARDFAEKEIAPIMEKDEKEHKFRPELVRKMGELGFFGGVIPEQYGGTGLGFLSTLIMNEEVARVSASYGLPFNMQTIGPGQVILTWGTEEHKKKYLPKLVSGEYMGCFAITEPNSGSDVASMKSLAVDKGDHYLLNGAKTWISNAQVADVGIVYAYTDPVAKHKGMSAFVVELKNIKGITTKPIETKLGLHSAPTGEIIFEDAKIPKSALLGKPGDGFKICMSMLDNTRLSCSVRAVGVAQGALDAAVKYANEREQFGQKISEFEMIQDQLAEMFVEIQAARLLVYRAAWLKDKGQKNTLEVSTGKYFAAETAVKATGLAVKIFGSYGFSSEYPVERMFRDAKSFQIVEGTSNIQKMIISSFVLGKRK; this comes from the coding sequence ATGGACTTTGAACTGACTGAAGAACAATTGGCTATGCAGAAGATGGCCCGCGACTTTGCCGAGAAGGAAATAGCCCCGATAATGGAAAAGGACGAAAAAGAGCACAAGTTCCGCCCTGAACTGGTCCGCAAGATGGGGGAGCTGGGCTTTTTCGGCGGCGTCATCCCCGAACAATACGGCGGCACTGGATTGGGCTTTCTGTCCACTCTGATAATGAACGAAGAAGTCGCCCGGGTCAGCGCCTCCTACGGACTGCCGTTTAATATGCAGACCATCGGGCCGGGACAGGTCATTCTTACCTGGGGCACCGAGGAACACAAGAAAAAATATCTGCCCAAACTCGTCTCCGGCGAGTATATGGGCTGTTTCGCCATCACCGAACCCAACTCCGGTTCGGACGTGGCCTCTATGAAATCCCTGGCCGTGGACAAGGGCGACCATTATCTGCTCAACGGCGCCAAGACCTGGATATCAAACGCCCAGGTGGCTGATGTCGGCATCGTTTACGCCTACACCGACCCGGTCGCCAAGCATAAGGGTATGTCCGCATTCGTAGTGGAGCTGAAGAACATCAAGGGTATTACCACCAAGCCGATAGAGACCAAGTTAGGCCTGCATTCAGCGCCGACCGGCGAAATAATATTCGAAGACGCCAAGATACCCAAATCGGCTCTGCTGGGCAAGCCCGGCGATGGTTTCAAGATATGCATGTCTATGTTGGATAACACCCGCTTGAGTTGTTCTGTTAGGGCCGTTGGAGTGGCCCAAGGCGCTTTGGATGCCGCGGTCAAATACGCCAACGAACGAGAACAGTTCGGCCAAAAGATTTCCGAGTTCGAGATGATACAGGACCAGCTGGCCGAGATGTTCGTGGAAATCCAGGCCGCCCGATTACTGGTTTACCGAGCTGCCTGGCTCAAGGACAAAGGGCAGAAGAATACACTGGAGGTCTCCACCGGCAAGTATTTCGCCGCCGAAACGGCCGTCAAGGCCACCGGGTTGGCCGTCAAGATATTCGGCTCATACGGGTTCTCGTCAGAGTATCCGGTCGAGCGGATGTTCCGCGACGCCAAGTCGTTCCAGATAGTCGAAGGGACGTCCAACATCCAGAAGATGATTATCTCGTCGTTTGTCCTGGGTAAGCGGAAATAG